One part of the Magallana gigas chromosome 5, xbMagGiga1.1, whole genome shotgun sequence genome encodes these proteins:
- the LOC105323272 gene encoding zinc finger CCCH domain-containing protein 6: MTDVMEQEDEYGGGTTDEYDPEEDTKPNQNVEEGEQGEAGPEEKQEEGEEEEEGEEEGGIEQDVEQETGKHRRKRHRSSQEDPEGNHYGDLRRRGHRSHDSEYKKFKHSGSDRSEGEQDSQQYPGGDYSDQEESHEKERRRHRRSEDRGKHRRHGRRRKDKSKSKVRLDDSRSSQDMEAEDGEILEDGEIEEEGEEGGDIREENHRNGSRMEHHGSRRKYDRDGGKSGDNRRDGDYQDDDFEEGGSDQDKGHPRERHDNRRPHPRRDRHGRDRERRDRRGRRDEKQQRNKGKRSSKYHDYDNVDDENQQAWMSHKKNSSGSHKHDYDSQNYGGGDRRGDRFESPPGPYDSPSDEDEGYNGHHERSKKNKSMLSLVGDNMLDPNIAAEEGQEIYKKPPPKKKRNFDRDGRGGGHNNHDKGNNKRKMQSRDHNPDQPKKKPLLKTPMEERPICRFYKEGKCQKGSDCPFNHEKMPKKPELCKYYLNSYCSKEDNCIFMHSEFPCKFFHTGQECYGGDNCKFSHDPLTDETKHLIEKRYSNHDHDAEFEEDRQRNKNRPSLLGSPPRHLLVDPAVQERIKKIPSIFDIETHPPNQSPNKPSGHGGPPNMMHPPHMQPPRPGFYNEMNMNRMQGPGHQMNQGPPGHMGPMGPMGPMNQGHMMGPRGPMNQGPHMGPPVSLPGPMMGPPRMMNQMNPALNPAVALVGALLQHAAGVRQPNVSAGGPMPNQQGGNFQGPGDHQEGPFAGHSDQNKPFQEVDNQGPGPQSGDDMEEQNQTFQGSSRDRDGDGSKRDDKMKDADPNKEKLAMLGIETDEYLTSNQRELFQRINKTSEGKEETKENQETNSKSDNNTESDSKEKVEDDNWYSSDEEDQKDSKKLTDVLKNINRQSSTPLSPQSNNPPSSTPSTMNIMQMINAIKTSSTGATSPPINSTASMPRDPRKRQDPRSFGKSGDKSTPPIIPIESQDTPFEAPPPVFITSSEGDVVWNVIPVTVERSPKTPPTGVNLSDPKYKSDPRVQKLLKHIEATRGQTADNKTDVQKQVDPRTGQPVKAGASQGDPRLKAGSDSVNQWDPRLGRTNSDSGARAGDPRLQRTPLNPPMGVQPVRPTLDPRMGRQNSQSDNLGSVDPRFSRQNSLSGMTRPADPRMGRQISEQPVEQRSPGLLPTPPIPPMPAAIANDPRQSSDPRKFGRQNSTPDPNSAMLPDLSLKPLGEPLINPKTDLLLDEESLQNMTMDRQLSQSDSEKGGGDPADKPKLDYRNDPRFKRKPATKRKGSMEYASPLDREEPGQDNVSSYNSYNRPPPNNPPKTDPRMNKSDPRTMPKPEQKVAPESVNVAPAVDNEAGGLTPPGPDLAFASEAEINTKDFFKTMDPTASPFC, from the exons ATGACAGATGTGATGGAACAAGAAGATGAATATGGAGGAGGTACAACTGATGAGTATGATCCTGAAGAAGACACTAAGCCAAACCAAAATGTAGAGGAGGGGGAACAGGGAGAAGCAGGTCCAGAGGAGAAGCAGGAAGAGGGTGAAGAAGAGGAGGAAGGAGAAGAAGAAGGGGGCATAGAACAGGATGTAGAACAGGAGACAGGGAAGCATAGAAGAAAACGTCACAGAAGTAGTCAAGAGGATCCAGAGGGGAACCATTATGGAGACTTGAGAAGAAGAGGTCATCGGTCACATGAttctgaatataaaaaatttaaacactcGGGAAGTGATCGCTCGGAGGGCGAACAAGACAGTCAGCAATATCCAGGGGGAGATTACTCTGACCAAGAGGAATCGCATGAGAAAGAGCGTCGAAGACATAGAAGGTCAGAGGACAGGGGAAAGCATAGGCGTCATGGAAGACGTAGAAAGGACAAGTCCAAGAGCAAAGTGAGGTTAGATGACTCGAGAAGCAGCCAAGACATGGAAGCAGAGGACGGTGAGATTCTGGAGGATGGGGAAATTGAAGAGGAAGGGGAAGAAGGGGGTGACATTCGAGAGGAAAACCATAGAAATGGTTCCAGAATGGAACATCATGGTAGTAGGAGGAAATATGACAGAGATGGAG GGAAGTCTGGAGACAACAGAAGAGATGGAGATTATCAGGACGATGATTTTGAAGAGGGGGGCAGTGATCAGGATAAGGGGCATCCCAGGGAACGGCACGACAACAGACGACCTCATCCTCGCAGGGACCGACATGGCAGGGATAGAGAGAGGCGGGATCGCAGAGGAAGGAGAGATGAAAAG CAACAGAGAAACAAAGGGAAAAGGTCATCAAAATACCACGATTATGACAATGTTGATGATGAGAATCAACAAGCTTGGATGTCTCACAAAAAGAACTCTTCAGGCTCACACAAGCATGATTACGACTCCCAGAATTATGGAGGAGGAGACAGGCGGGGGGATAGATTCGAGAGCCCTCCAGGTCCCTATGACAGTCCTTCAGATGAAGATGAAGG ATACAATGGACACCATGAAAGATCAAAGAAGAACAAAAGTATGTTAAGTTTAGTAGGAGATAACATGCTGGATCCAAATATTGCAGCTGAAGAAGGCCAG gaaatatataagaaaccaccaccaaagaaaaaaagaaattttgacaGAGATGGAAGAGGAGGTGGCCATAATAACCATGACAAgggaaacaataaaaggaaaatGCAGTCTCGAGATCACAACCCTGATCAACCCAAGAAAAAGCCCTTACTTAAAACTCCAATGGAGGAAAGACCCATATGTAGATTTTACAAGGAGGGAAAGTGTCAAAAG GGGAGTGATTGTCCATTCAACCATGAGAAAATGCCAAAGAAACCAGAACTCTGCAAATACTATTTGAATTCCTATTGTTCCAAAGAAGATAACTGCATTTTCATGCAC AGTGAATTTCCTTGCAAGTTCTTTCATACTGGTCAAGAATGCTATGGCGGAGATAACTGTAAATTCTCACATGATCCTCTTACAGATGAAACGAAGCATCTAATTGAAAAG AGGTACAGCAACCATGACCATGATGCTGAATTTGAGGAGGACAGACAGAGAAACAAAAATCGACCAAGTTTATTAG GATCTCCTCCAAGACACTTACTTGTAGACCCTGCTGTTCAAGAGAGAATAAAGAAAATTCCATCCATATTTGATATTGAAACACACCCACCAAATCAAAGTCCCAACAAACCAAGTGGACATGGGGGTCCACCAAACATGATGCACCCTCCTCACATGCAACCTCCCAG GCCAGGATTTTACAATGAAATGAATATGAACCGCATGCAAGGCCCAGGACATCAAATGAACCAAGGTCCTCCTGGACATATGGGACCGATGGGCCCAATGGGTCCCATGAACCAAGGACACATGATGGGTCCCAGAGGGCCTATGAACCAAGGCCCGCACATGGGACCACCAGTTTCCTTGCCCGGACCAATGATGGGTCCTCCACGAATGATGAATCAAATGAATCCAGCTCTGAATCCTGCTGTGGCATTAGTTGGGGCATTACTACAACATGCTGCTGGGGTGAGGCAGCCCAATGTATCTGCTGGAGGGCCAATGCCCAACCAACAAGGGGGGAATTTCCAAGGTCCCGGTGATCATCAAGAGGGACCATTTGCAGGGCATTCAGACCAAAACAAACCTTTCCAGGAAGTAGATAATCAAGGCCCTGGACCACAATCAGGTGATGATATGGAGGAACAGAATCAAACATTCCAAGGCAGCAGCAGAGACAGAG ATGGTGATGGTAGTAAGAGAGATGATAAAATGAAAGACGCAGatccaaataaagaaaaactggCAATGCTTGGAATTGAAACTGATGAGTACTTAACATCAAACCAAAGAGAACTGTTCCAAAGAATCAACAAGACCTCAGAGGGAAAAgaagaaacaaaagaaaaccaagaaacaAACTCCAAGTCTGATAACAACACGGAGAGTGATTCTAAAGAGAAAG ttgaGGATGACAACTGGTACTCAAGTGATGAAGAGGATCAAAAAGATTCCAAAAAACTGACAGATGTACTCAAGAACATTAACCGACAA TCTTCCACTCCACTCAGTCCACAGTCAAACAATCCTCCCTCTAGCACTCCAAGCACCATGAACATCATGCAAATGATTAATGCTATCAAAACTAGTAGCACTGGGGCTACCTCACCTCCAATCAA CTCTACTGCTTCTATGCCTAGAGATCCAAGAAAAAGACAAgatccaaggtcatttggtAAATCGGGGGATAAATCAACTCCTCCAATCATTCCCATAGAATCTCAAGACACTCCATTTGAAGCCCCTCCTCcagtgtttataacttcaagtGAAGGTGATGTGGTGTGGAATGTCATACCAGTGACAGTAGAACGTTCTCCTAAAACACCCCCCACAGGTGTCAATCTCTCTGATCCAAAGTACAAAAGTGATCCAAGGGTTCAAAAACTGTTAAAACACATAGAAGCCACAAGGGGTCAGACTGCAGATAATAAAACAGATGTTCAGAAGCAGGTTGATCCTCGTACTGGCCAGCCTGTCAAAGCGGGGGCTTCCCAAGGAGATCCTCGCTTAAAAGCTGGAAGTGATTCTGTAAACCAGTGGGATCCACGTCTCGGGCGAACAAATTCTGATTCAGGTGCTCGTGCTGGTGACCCAAGGTTACAGCGTACTCCTTTAAATCCACCAATGGGTGTTCAACCAGTGAGACCCACATTGGATCCCAGAATGGGCAGACAAAACAGTCAATCTGACAATTTAGGTTCTGTGGACCCTCGCTTCTCAAGGCAAAATAGTTTAAGTGGTATGACAAGGCCTGCTGACCCTAGAATGGGAAGGCAAATATCTGAACAACCTGTAGAACAAAGGTCACCAGGGCTTCTGCCTACACCCCCCATACCTCCAATGCCAGCAGCCATAGCAAATGATCCAAGACAAAGCAGTGATCCAAGAAAGTTTGGTAGACAGAACTCGACTCCTGATCCAAACAGTGCTATGTTACCTGACTTAAGTCTCAAACCTCTCGGTGAACCATTAATTAATCCAAAAACTGATTTGTTATTAGATGAAGAAAGTCTTCAAAATATGACAATGGACAGGCAGCTTAGTCAGTCTGATTCAGAGAAGGGAGGTGGAGATCCTGCAGACAAACCCAAACTAGACTACCGCAATGATCCACGCTTCAAGCGAAAACCAGCCACTAAACGAAAAGGAAGTATGGAGTATGCCTCCCCGCTAGACAGAGAAGAGCCAGGACAGGATAATGTGTCAAGCTATAACAGTTACAATCGTCCCCCACCAAATAATCCACCCAAAACTGATCCCCGAATGAACAAAAGTGATCCAAGGACAATGCCCAAACCAGAACAGAAAGTAGCTCCAGAAAGTGTAAATGTGGCTCCAGCTGTGGACAATGAAGCAGGGGGCTTAACTCCTCCTGGACCTGACTTGGCTTTTGCATCAGAAGCTGAAATTAACACAAAAGATTTCTTTAAGACTATGGATCCCACAGCATCACCATTTTGTTAG
- the LOC105323271 gene encoding zinc finger CCHC domain-containing protein 17, producing MKRAYSDREGGQSAGRRRHSDENEPLPQLHTIFYGEVASVQQYGVFVKIPGYRKQGLVHKSQMSKSRVEDPSEMLATGEKVYCKVISVENNKVGLSMKVVSQTSGRDEDSANVQSSMDLQKNRKFHKGERPKIELGAVLDTNCKKCGGHGHLAQDCFHVAGGKGYDLIEEEDEAFESHEKTPKQKSSKSKKKKNKKEKKSKKAKKRHHGSSESDEDSPRHKKLKKHKQRSRKSSSSDSDG from the exons ATGAAACGTGCATATTCAGATCGAGAAGGTGGTCAGTCGGCAGGTAGAAGGCGACATAGTGACGAAAATGAACCCTTACCACAGTTGCATACCATATTTTATGGCGAG GTTGCATCTGTTCAACAGTATGGGGTTTTTGTGAAAATTCCAGGATACAGAAAACAGG GCTTGGTGCATAAATCCCAGATGTCAAAAAGCCGAGTTGAAGATCCCTCAGAAATGCTGGCCACTGGTGAAAAAGTCTATTGCAAAGTTATATCAGTGGAG AACAACAAAGTAGGTTTGTCAATGAAGGTAGTAAGTCAAACATCAGGTCGGGATGAAGACTCTGCAAATGTACAGTCATC AATGGACTTGCAGAAGAACAGAAAGTTTCACAAAGGAGAGAGACCAAAGATTGAGTTAGGGGCAGTTCTAGACACCAACTGCAAAAAGTGTGGGGGTCATG GTCATTTAGCCCAGGACTGTTTCCATGTGGCTGGAGGAAAGGGGTATGACTTGATAGAGGAAGAGGATGAAGCATTTGAATCACATGAAAAAACACCAAAACAAAAATCCTCCAAATCCAAGAAAAAG aaaaacaaaaaagaaaagaaatcaaagaaagCGAAGAAGAGGCATCACGGGAGTTCCGAGTCAGATGAGGACAGTCCCCGACACAAG AAACTTAAAAAGCACAAACAGAGGAGTAGGAAGTCCTCCAGTAGTGACAGCGATGGATAA